The DNA window ctgcctgccaatgcaggggacacgggttcgggccctggtctgggaagattccacatgtcctggagcggctgggcccgtgagccacaattgctgagcctgcgtgtctggagcctgtgctccgcaacaagagaggccacgatggtgagaggcccgtgcaccgcgatgaggagtggcccccacttgccgcaactggagaaagccctcgcacagaaacaaggacccagcatagccataaataaatgaataaataaaataaaaattaaaaaaaagatacctacaaaaaaaataatattaatattccttaaaatatcaaagaaagtgaaaattaaCAAATTCATACTATATCTCTTTACATTTTGTTTACCATAATTTTTACTGTAATTATATTTTGAGTAGAAAGGAAGCTTGAAGCAAATTGTGCAATAATGTTGAGACCATATTTTTATTCCAATTAAGCTTTGTTTCTCATAAGACCTTCTCCTGTATTACTGGGCTTTCTGCattatttggtttaaaaaaaaaaaccttcttcaATGTTGCTATATATGTCAGATACAATCAGTTATTTTTGTAGAGGCCAGGAAGACATTTGAATGTTATATACGACTTGACACAATTCACTGTGTAACTGGGCAATGAGCTACAGGTATCCAACCTCCCTGGCCCATTGACCAGGAGCATCgcctaaataatttttaacaagcaAAACACTTCTACAAGTTTCCAAAATATCCTCTAGGACTCAGTATTACCTCTTTTGGAAACCCTATATTAGAGCTATAAAATCATCCCTGTAGACTGTGCTAGCCCTGGGTATGTGTGGCTCCCAAGATCATCCTTAGAAGCCAAAGATAGAATGTACCAATCACACTGCATTCTGTTGCCTCTCACACCTGACAACTCTTAAAGTTATCCTAAAATCAGGTGATAACAAGTTAGTGTTAATATCTAGGACAAAGGTAAAGAAATCATCACACACTCTGATATTTCTCCTTGCGTTAGGATGGGAGTGCTCCTAAGCTAGCTAGATACTATTTCAGTAATAATAATCTCTTGCATTGTCACCTACCAAGCACTAGGCAATGAACTGCTTTAATCCTGTTAtcttaatcctctcaacaaccctatAAAGAGGAATTATTGTTCccaatttagagatgaggaaactgggacttaAGTAACTGCCCCCAAATTTAAACTATTAAGCACTTCTGTGATTCCACTGCACTCTTACTGTTCCCCTAAGGACTCCAGACCTTTTAAAGCCTCGAGCACCACTTAGAGGTAGAAGGGGGTAACCTGATGGGAATTgcttgaagaaagggaaaaatgtgtCTAAGAGAGGCCTAATACAGATCTATCTGGGCTCCATTAGGTCCCCAACTCCCCTCTTCTGGGCATTTCCCAGGAATCCCACCCCCATAGGCCACCACTGCAGAGGCTGTGTTTTCCCACATCCTTGAACCTAGTAGCTTGGATTTCAGGGCATCCTGAACATGGGGGTCCCTGCTTCCTCAACAGTGCATTTCTGGTGGCCCAGCTTCCAAAGCTCTTCAGCCTACAACTTCAGATGCAGCAaacccccttcctcctgcccagcTGCAGAATTCTCACTCCCCTGTGCTCCTGGCCTTGGAGGTACAGTTCCTGCCCCAAGGATGGCTCTGCAGGATTCCCCACTTGCTGAGTAGGCTAGCTCAGAGCCACTCCTCTCCGGGAGCTTGGCAGCTGGGGCTGCCCAGCCCCGCCTCTGTTTCTTAGGCAATGTAGTACACAAACTCTGGCCCTGGTGGCATGGCTGAGATGTGCTTCAATAAAGCAGGTAAGGAGGGCTGTAATGGAGGAGTCAAAAGTAGAGGCAAGAGGAAGAgtagggaggctgggaaagaagAAGGGCGAAGGAAGGGAAAATGCGCTTCACCTCCTTACATGGAGTTGATCTGGTTTTTGTTAAGAGCTGGGCCTGCTCTTAAGagctctgcccctcctccctacACCCCACCTGCCCCCGAGCTCTCACTTAGACCAGGGGTCTTCCCTCATGTGGAGTTTCTCCTGTTTCTTGATCTTCAGAGCCGCTGGTTAACTACTCCTTTGGAACATGTCAACAGAGGAAGGTCTTTCCTCACTCCTGTCCCCCAAGCTTGTTGGGGAACAAGTTGCTCCCTTTTAGGGGAGCGCCCAACAGAGGGCCTGGATGTTACATAGCAGAAGATGTGAGTATTCACCTTCCCTTAGGTGGGTCTCAGGGTATCTAAGGATACCCAAGTTTCCTGGAAGAAAAACTGTATGGGATTTGTGACCTTCAGGGTCCCAACATGAGAAATTGCCCTGGTCCTCTACAACTAGCTGTCAGGGCCAATATCAGAAATCAAAGGACAGTTGCTCCCTTTTTGCCTCCCACCAAACACAAGCCTTGGCCTCATGCAGTCCCCAGTATAGTCCTCACCAAAAGAGACTCCATTCCTACCTCCAAAGTCAAGTGACTCAATAGCTCCCCTTAGTCCAAATCTGGACTGTGGCTGTGCTGGTAGGTCAGTTTATGAAATCATATAATCAGACTGACAGTTGCATTACAGCAGATTCAGCTCTGTGGGGCTCAGAGGAGTGGATTCACTGGAAGTAGAGAAATGTCAATCACTCTACCTATCCAGCCACATTCCTTTGTAGAGTTGCCTGGGTTACTTATGTAATTGCTTGTATGGTCTTGATGCAGAGGaatcaagaaagaaagagcaactTTGGCAGAGAAGATTCAGGAATACTCTAAGTTCATTCTGTTTTAATAACTATAATGTTCTCtatgtatgttttttctttctttctttgttttctatatacTACCGGAAGAGGTATGGCTTGGCATACAACCTCTCTAAGGTCCCAACCAGTATAAAAGGATATGCTTTTGGAGCCAGAACAGCCATGAGGTTTAAGCCAATTAACAAGGTGAGAAATGGCTGAATGTGCTTAGATTTTAGTGTGatccatgttgctgtgtgtaTTTGCACTGGGGAGCAAAGCTGGAGGTTATGTAAAGAATATGCcctgaaattcaagaaaaaaagtcatttgggCAAAAGCTACTAAGAAGCCTATCAGAAAAGCTTGGATGTTAGCATTGCaaatgtgtgtgtgagtatacTGGGAGAGTGGAAAACAATTCTCAGAATGAATGGTACCAAGGCAGGGCTTCAGTCTTGAGACACCTGATGTTAAAATACTGGAAGCTTTGTTTATATGCATCATATTATcttgtcagttaaaaaaaaaaatccaacttctTCACCCTTTTGCGTGATTGGCCTTCAAGTCTTCAGTATAGGTTCCTAATCTCTTGTTGGACGTTTTCTTGACACTTAAGCTCAAGGAGAGGGATACTGGCTCCAGAAGAATCTCTGAGTGGGATGGTGGGATGGTGGGATGGTGGGGATAGTAGCTGCAATAAGTTACCTTGGCTCTCTACCCACCATAGGTTTATTTCTACATCCTAAGCTTTAGGTACATTTAGGTAGCTGAACCATACCCTTATTTTAGTTTTCTACCTACTATAGGCTTGTTTCTAAACCATACCTGATATATGAACAGGAAAAggatgattttgttttctctactTAGAAGacttttcgtgtgtgtgtgtgtgtgtatatatatatatatatatcaccctCTAACATATTGGTCTTTTTCTTGGAAACAGGATATGACACCTTACCCAGGCATGTACCAGACAGTCAATCCTCGAgagcaaaaacacaaacacaatttTGCTCCATTTAATTCTTTGCTGCCTCGATTTAGGACATACTCAAAGGACTCTTGTTATCCTGGGTATGTGTCCCTTTTTCTGGTGCGCTTCAACAAATAGCAATAGGAAAGGAAGTACAAAAAGGGGTTTCATCCCAACCATGCCCTCTAAATAAGAAATCATCTGTCTTTAAAGATTCAACCTCTTGCCTTCCAGGTCTCTAGAATTATAAAATTGTAGAGTATAgtgattcattcaataaatatttataaatggccAGGCAGATTTGTAGGGTTCAGAGATTTTGCATTAAACCCATCACACAAGATTCCTGATTTCTTCGAGTTTATATTCTAGAGTCCAAACAATGAGaagcaaataaacaagaaaatatcaaTGGTAATAAGGAGAGTGGCCATATTATTTGTTAGTCAGACAGTGACACTTCTGAGAATGAAAGGGTGTCTTATTAACAATTATACCAAGATGGTAGCCATAAACTAGGGCTGTCATGGGTGCATCAGGAAGTCTGGTGACCTGGTGATGTGCTGAATAAAATCAAACAGGATGATGATATCATACAGAGTGGTGGACTGGAATCTACTTTGGCAAGGATTGTCAAGATAGGTCTTTTTGGGGAAATGACACTACCTGAAATCACAATGACAAGACTGAGCTGGCCCTGTGAAGATCTGGGCCCAGAGTTTCTCCTAGAGgaggaatagcaagtgcaaacgCTATAAACTGGGAAGGAATTTGgtgtgaggaaaaaagaaagaagattagTTTGGCGAGAGTGCAGTGAGCAAGGAGGAAATGAGAGCAtaggaggaggggcggggctaGAATACGTAGGCCTAATAGACCAAGGGAGGCATTATAAGTGCTTTAGGAAGCCTTTCAGAATGTGTGGAATTGTAGGGCACAGTGTCAAGGTCTTTCTTTTACTGGTGAGAAATCCAAGGGTCAGAGAGTGAGTgtaactttctcaaggttgtAGTAAGGAAGTGGAGATGTTGAATATTGATTCCCTTGTCCATTCTATGTGTTATTTCCACAGCAAAGAGTCTACACCAAAAGGCAAAGTGTTATGAACAAAGGCAATTATTAAATAATCCCATTATCAAGAAATTTCACCTGGTTCTGCTTTGCTGTCCCTAGATTACTGATAACTTTAAATTACCACTGCACTTTTATCCTCAATTTTATATCATGAGCAGTACTTATGTATCACTGTGTTAGTTGTCTTTTATCACCCACCATTTCTGGGAACTTTTGGTCTCTCAGCTAAGGATACTGAAgttctggaaatattttaaaatagagttgATTTTTACTTTGTCAAGACTAGATATCTTGAACGCTAAAACttagaaatacattaaaaggtAAAGGAATCCTATGTTAATCAGTTGGCTACCATTCCCCAAAGAGTTAGGACTTTAGATCAGAGGTAGAAATTCATATATGGCCACTAACTCATTACAtatgatgttttgtatttttgtttctagCCCCACCACATACaacccagagataaagccaccaAAAAAAGTCACCTGGCCAATGAAATTTGGATCTCCAGACTGGGCTCAGGTTCCATGTTTACAGAAAAGAACACTGAGAACAGAGGTAATAGGATTGGACTTCTATGGAGCCCTTTACCTAATACGTCCATGTATATCAGTGATTCTTAACCAGGAGTCTGTGAATAAGCTTCAAGAAATCCTTGTTCCCCTGAAATCACTTGCACAgttttgtgtgtatatgcatatgggGATCTTTTTGGAGAGTTACACAATttcacttgatttttaaatgtgcgTGTGAGCAAACAagtcacattttcttatttagttCTCAAATAATGTATAGTAGTCAGAGATACTTATCCCTCTATGactgaggaggaaactgaggctcagatgaaTTAAGTGGCTTGTAGAAGTTGCTCAACTAGAATCTAGATCTTGTGAGTCCTAAGCCAGTGTTCTTTCCATCACACCACTTGCATATTAGATCATCAAGGGGCTATGGATCGTTCTGTCAAGATCATGGATTTCAGGAACAGACTGCCTGCGTTCAAATACTAGTTCCATATTTGCTTGCTTTGTGATCCTGTGCAAGTCATCTAActcttctaagcctcagtttgcttatctttaaaatagatataataatagACTCAATCTGATAAAGTTGTAAAGATTGAGATATTGTAGagaagcatttagcacagtaGCTGTAACATAATAAATGCTCTCAATCCATGTCAGCTGTCATAATTCCAGAGGTGCCTTTTTTCCCCTAGTGGAACTTTGGattaattctacaaatatttattaaacatcaaaCGTATTAACATCATTGTGCCTATGGGTAACATTCAAGTATTAAACACATAATCTTCATTTTCAAGAAGTTTACCAGCCATACTTGACAATTTACCAAGTAGAAAATAATTCCTAGAATGATATATACCAGAGTAAGATGACAAATAGTACATGTACATAGTAATGTTGAGAGATTCACTAAGGCTAGGTTACTATGCAGTTGGGGTTCAGCTAGGCCACAACAGCTATAACATAGAGTTCTATTTTGCACAGCCAAGAAGACCAGAGGCAGAGGGTTCTCATTCTAATATTAACCTAGACAACATTCTTCCATTGCAGTTGCCCACAGACAAAGACTTTAGAAAACATCGGAACCGTGTGGCCTACCTAAGCCTGTATTACAACTGAAAAGCTGTGACTACCTTCACGTGCTCCTCCTGACCACAGACTCTCCAGGATTGAGGACACAGCTGCTCTTGTCCTTCTGCATTGCTCTGGCCCTCCTGTCTGCCAGCatggggcacagggaggggcaaGGGGCTCATAACTACTCTATGACAGCATAAAGACTAGTTCAGAGGGCTCTCTCTCCATGTGCTGGTTTGTTGTGTATACATGTAGATGGGTCAAGGGGGTTCCTACTGAGTGTTCAGTGGGGTGGCTTCACTTTACTGAAATACCTGTGGGTCCCTT is part of the Balaenoptera musculus isolate JJ_BM4_2016_0621 chromosome 1, mBalMus1.pri.v3, whole genome shotgun sequence genome and encodes:
- the PIFO gene encoding protein pitchfork isoform X1, whose translation is MCFNKAEPLVNYSFGTCQQRKVFPHSCPPSLLGNKLLPFRGAPNRGPGCYIAEDRYGLAYNLSKVPTSIKGYAFGARTAMRFKPINKDMTPYPGMYQTVNPREQKHKHNFAPFNSLLPRFRTYSKDSCYPGPTTYNPEIKPPKKVTWPMKFGSPDWAQVPCLQKRTLRTELPTDKDFRKHRNRVAYLSLYYN
- the PIFO gene encoding protein pitchfork isoform X2 — translated: MCFNKAEPLVNYSFGTCQQRKVFPHSCPPSLLGNKLLPFRGAPNRGPGCYIAEDDMTPYPGMYQTVNPREQKHKHNFAPFNSLLPRFRTYSKDSCYPGPTTYNPEIKPPKKVTWPMKFGSPDWAQVPCLQKRTLRTELPTDKDFRKHRNRVAYLSLYYN